The genomic interval CAGCATCAGCGCCGCGCAGCGGCGCATCATGTCCTCGTAGTAGCCGCGACCGCGGTCGGGATGGGCGCGCGCGGCGGTCATCTCCTTCAGGTCGTGGCCCGCGCAGAAGGCGCGGCCCTCGCCGGCGAGCAGGATGACGCGCACGCCCGGGTCCTCGGCCGCCTCGGCAAACGCCGCCGCCAGCGCCGCCATCATCTCCTCCGACAGCGAATTCATGCGCTCGGGGCGCTGCATGACCAGGCGCAGCACGCCGTTGTGCAGCAGGCTCGCCAGCGGCGGCTTCGGTTCGACCCTTGCGGCGGAAACGGATTCGGACATCTTAGACCTCCCTGTTTGCTCCCTTATAGCGGATCGCCGACGGCGTGCGATAGCCGGCCTCTGGACGGCCGGCGGGCAGGGCGTTTGCGCCGCCCGTCCGCCGGCCTGGGAGGTCGCATGCCGGCGATTAACGGTTTTTCGTGCCTTTTGCGGCAGGATGACGCGGGGGCTGCTTGACAGGGGGGAGCAAATGAACATTTTGAGGGCAAGGGCGCTTTCATGTGAACTCGAAAGCGGTGTCACGGTCGGCACATCCTCCCCCACTATCCTGGCCCCACTATCCTGGCAAAGTCGAAGAGCCTTGTCGTGAAGCAAACCTTGTCGGTCGCGGATACGGTCATGTCGTTGTCGCATCCCCTCAACCGGGCCTGGCGCTCGGTCGAGCGCCTGTTCCGCCGGCCGGCGCGCCTGCAGATCGCCGCGCTGTGCTACCGGTTCCGCAACGGCGTCCTGGAGGTGCTGCTGGTGTCGTCGAAGTCGAGCGGGCGCTGGATCCTGCCTAAGGGCTGGCCGATCCTGCACCGCAAGGCGCATCGCACCGCCGGCATCGAGGCCTTCGAGGAGGCCGGGGTGGTCGGCAAGGTATCGAAGAAGCCCTATGCGCGTTTCCGCTCGACCAAGGGCTTCAATCACGACTTCCGGGTGCGCACCGACGTTCTCGTCTTCCTGCTGCGCGCCGAGGCGCAGAAGGACGACTTTCCCGAGGCGGGCCAGCGGACCGCGCTGTGGCTGCCGATCGACGAGGCCATCGGCCGCTGCTCCGAGGAGGGGCTCGCCGCCGTGCTGCGCCTGCTGAAGCACGACATGGCCGCCAGGCAGACCGCCTGATCGCGGCACTCGCACATCACGCGCCCCGGATCAGGGCGGTCGCCGCCGGCGCCCCCTGATCCGCCCTGCGGCGCACCCGGACCGGAGGCGCCGCAGGGCGGGACCACTTGGCCAAGACCGCACGCAAGTCGACCCTCGACAAGGATCTCGACAAGATCACCTACATGGAGGAGGCGACCGTCAGCCTCGGGCGGCGGCTGGCTGCGCCGGGCCTCGCCTTCCTGTTCATCGTCGTCTGCATCCTGGTCGCCGCCTCCTATGTCACGGGCAGCCCGGGTGGGCTGGTGATCGTCGCGGCGGCCGGCATCGGCGCCTACATGGCGCTCAACATCGGCGCCAACGACGTCGCCAACAACGTCGGCCCGGCCGTCGGCGCGCGTGCCATGACCATGGCGAGCGCGCTCGTCATCGCCGCGGTGTTCGAGAGCGCCGGCGCGCTGATCGCCGGCGGCGACGTCGTCGGCACGATCTCGCGCGGCATCATCGATCCGGGTGCCGTGGCCGACCCGGCCGTGTTCACCGCCGCCATGATGGCCGCGCTGGTCTCCTCCGCCCTGTGGATCAACCTCGCCACCTGGCTCCGCGCGCCGGTGTCGACGACCCATTCCATCGTCGGCGGCGTCATGGGCGCGGGCATTGCCGCGGCCGGCGTCGGGGCGGTCAACTGGCCGACCATGGGCGGCATCGCTCTGAGCTGGGTCGTCTCGCCGCTGCTCGGCGGCGTCATCGCCGCCGCCGTGCTCGCCTTCATCAAGACCTTCATCGTCTACCAGCCCGACAAGATCGCCGCCGCCCGCCTGTGGGTGCCGGTGCTGATCGCGGTCATGGCCGGCGCGTTCACCGCCTATCTGGCCATGAAGGGCCTCGCCCGGCTGGTGCGCATCGATCTCGCCACAGCGCTCGGCCTCGGCCTTGGCGCCGGCGCGCTCGCCTGGGCGGCGGTGCGGCCGCTGATCCTGCGCCAGTCGGACGGGCTGGAGAACCGCAATCAGTCGCTACGCAAGCTGTTCTCGCTGCCGCTGGTGTTCTCCGCCGCGCTGCTGTCCTTCGCCCATGGCGCCAACGACGTGGCCAACGCGGTCGGCCCGCTTGCCGCGATCGTCCACACCGCCGAGCTCGGCTCGGTCGCCGCCCGGGTGTCGATCCCGCTGTGGGTGATGGCGGTCGGCGCGCTCGGCATCTCGATCGGTCTGGTGCTGTTCGGACCGCGGCTGGTGCGCATGGTCGGCGAACAGATTACCAGGCTCAACCCGATGCGCGCCTATTGCGTCGCGCTGTCGGCCGCCGTCACGGTGATCCTCGCCTCCGCCCTCGGCCTGCCGGTCAGCTCGACCCACATCGCGGTCGGCGCGGTGTTCGGCGTTGGCTTCTTCCGCGAATGGTACACGGAGAAGTCCGTGCGCCGCCTCGCGCATGTCAATTCCCGCCAACCCGGCCGCAAGGGCCGGATGCGCCCGGTGCGCAACCGCGAGGAGCAGAAGCGGCGCAAGCTGGTGCGCCGGGTACATTTCACCACCATCGTCGCCGCCTGGGTGATCACCGTCCCCGCCGCCGCCCTCCTGTCCGGCGGCCTCTATTTCGTCCTGCGCCTGCTGCTCGGGTGAGGCGCGGGGGGGGGGACGGGGATCGGACGGCGCCGTCAACAGAGCAGGCGTCGAGGGCCGACCGACATGATCATGTCATGCGTAGGCTAGGAAGGTTGAGTGGACAGGCAAACGAAACGGCCTCCGGCAAACCCGGCGCGGTTCACCCGCGTACTGCCTTTCAAGGCGCGGCGAGGCCACAGCGCATGCTGAACATCGCCAGCGCGGCCTTATCCTCCGGGTCGGGGCCGTCCACAATCAGCGTCACGACCTCCGCGCCATAGGCCATCTCGACGGTTCCGGCCTCGGACAGCCGGGTGAAGAGGTCGCTGCTGCGCGGCAGCATGCCGATCGGATACCAGTTCCCGGTTTCGTCATCCAGTTGCGGCGCAAGGGCAAGAGGCATTGTCCGGCCGTCGGCGATGATCTCAACCTGCCCCTGCACCTCGTCCATTGTGCCGTGTCGGCGGTCGACGAGAACCCAGATGTCGTCGCCAGTGTCCGGACAGCGAAAGCGGATCTCCGAAAGGCTGTCATCGTCCGGGGACTTCCGCGCCCAGCCCAGTTCGGCGGCGCTGCCCTCGTTCCAGTTGCCCGGACGGAAGACCCAGCGGCCCGGTGCGGTCGCCACCTGCATTTCACGGGCAGTCGCCAGCGCATCGAGCGAAAGCCCCTCATGGCGCGGCGCCAGAGTCGCCAGCGCCCCGAGTTGGTCGTCGGTCAGCGCGCCATATGTCCCGAGGATCGCCTCTGTCATGCCGGTTTCCTCGTGAAGGATGGCAACTCCCCCGGGCTGCAGTTCCAACAGAACGAAGCGCGCGGTGCTGCGCCCGCTGCGCCAGATCACTGCCAGATCGGCATGGCCGTTGCCGGTGACGTCGCGCAACCCGCGCAGGGAAAAGACCGGGTCGAGCGGATCCTGCCGGACCTCGAAAACGCTCTCGCCATTCAGCGTGACGGTGACCTCGCCTGCGGCGATCCCGATCCGGTAGCCCGGATCCAGCGGCTGGCCGAAAGCCGCCGCGCCGCCCAGGCACAGGGCAAGACCGGGGGCGCAAAGGCCAGAAAGAAGCGTGCGGTGCATGTCTGCGCCTCCTCTGTTCACCGCGCGCGCAGGGCCGCATCCAGCACCAGCGCGCGTTCCTCGTCATTCGCATGGATGCGCTCGAACAGCGCGCGGCGTGCGGCCACGATCTCGTCCATCCGGGTCTCCAGAGCCGCTTCCAGCGCCTCGAACTGGCGGATCGCTGCGATCTGGCTGGCTAGGATCGACCCGTCCCGGGCCGCATTCTCGCGCCACGCCATCAGGGTCTGCGGCAGCATCAGCGCACCCGACAGGTCGGAATAGCCTGACAGCCCGGAAAGCGGATCCGTGGGCACGACATTCATCCAGTCGATGGTCGAGCGCAGCATCGCCTTCACCACATTGCCGGAGAAGGTAGAGCGCAGCATCTCGAGTTGCTGGCGCACGTCGTTCACGCGCGCCTGGGTGTCGAGATGGGCAAGCCGGTAAAGCTCCGTGGCCTCGACGAGCGCGCGATAGCGTTCGACCCCGGCCGCGGTCGGCCGCCTTGCCCAGTGCCAGGCGATCCCCGCGGCATCCAGGTCAGCCAGCAGGGCGTTGAGGCTGGCGATCTGACCTTCGGCCAGATCGAAGCGATGGGCGTCGATGCCGCGTTCGATCTCGGCGGCGAAGCGGTTCACGCGGGCGACAAGCTCGTGCCCGCGAAAATCCGCATCGCCCCGCGCGACGAGATGGCCGTCCCCGGGGATCGCTCCGGCGACGGCCGGAGAGAACCCGATCAGATAGCCCTGCCACTGTTGTCCATGGTGATCGGACGCGCGGCGCGGCGTCAGCCCCTTCTCGCCCGATATCCGGGCCAGCAGGCGGTGGGCTTGCACTCCGTCGGGCAGTTCCGAGGTCTCGACGACCGACAGGCAGACGGTCAGGTTTGAAAACGGCTGGTTGTCGCGGTGGTGTGCCACCGGCTGAGTCATGCCCTCGCGATAGATCAGGCGGGTCGTTTCGGTGCGCAGGCGGAAGCACCCCTCCTGCGGCCCAGAGCTGATCTCGCCCGTGACCTCCTCAAGCGCATAGCCGGGAACGCGCATGCCGTCATGCTCGATCGTCGCCTTCCTGGACAGAAACCTGCGTCCCTCGACCGTGATCCTGTCGCCGGTCCGGCGATAGGCCAGATGCGTGACCTCCGGATCTTCCTGCGTGCCGCCCTGTATGTCGCTGTCGGGAAAGAGATCAAGCGCAAGGCCCGAATCCCGGTCGGGGGCAACGGCGACGGGTCGGCCGTCACGAAGCACCAGAAATGGCCACCAGCCAAAGTTCAGCGTGCTGCGGTCTGCGCGTGCGCCAGCGGTCAGCCCCAGCGCCGCGACTTCGGCCGGCACGGGGTCACGGCCGGTTTCCTGGTAGCCCGGCAGACTGCTTGCGAAGGCGTGCGGCCCTTCGCCTGGCGCGTGATAGGCGCGCGGGCCCACGATCAACCGTCCGGGAAGTTCCTCGGCACGAAGCGACCCGCCTGCAAACAGGGCGGCAGCAAGCGAGAGTGCGGTCAGAAACGATCTCGGTGGCGTCCCTGTCGATGAAGGCATGGCGGGCTCCTGTCCTTGTGGGGTCGTAGTGCCACGCCGAGGTTGCGCGAAGGGTGCCCTCCGGTCCACTCTTGTCAACCAGTAAGTTTTCGAAACGGATTGATAAAACGGGATCTTTTGTCGCCTTTGCAGCAAGGTTCGATAGAATTTGATATGAGCCAAGGAGAATGGCGTTTGACGCCAAGATCGCTTGATCAGGCCCGGAGATCAAGTTCGGTTTGCCTCTGAGGCCTCCGGTGTTGCAGAAATGCCCGGAGGCAGGCGGCTCATGCCGAGAATCCGTGCCGTTCTGGCCCAGCGGCGAGGTTTTCCGGCGCGTCGGACAGACCTGTCGAGCCGCGTTCGTTCTGTTGGGTCTGGATCGCGGTCACGCGCATGTCAGTGGCGCGCGCAGTCGGCGGATCGTGGCGAGGAGGGCGCGCACCATCGGGCCTGGGACCGCGGACTTGGCCGGTTGGAATATGATGGCACGGGCGTGGAGTACGACGCGGGCTCCAATCTTGATCGGCTTTCGTCGAAGGCTGGTCAACGACCAGTCGGCCATGACCTCAGGAAGTTCGATGCAGCGCAGAAACATGGCCAGATCACAGGCCATCCCCGTCACCGCGCCGAAAGCTCCAGCGCGGCGTCGGCGAGCAGGCCCTCGACGTAGGGCAGGAACGTGCGCCAGGCTTCCAGCACAAAGACGTCCTCGTCGGTGCGCCACAGCACGATCTCGGCCTTGTGGAACAGCGTGCGGGTCGCCGTGCCGGGCGGGAAGGCGGCCGGGTCGAGGTCGATCGGCACGCCCGCGTTCAACAGCCAGGCGGCGCGCGCGCCGGTGACGATCAGGCCGTCCTGGCGGTGCGAGACGTCGACCAGCGCGTGCGGCAGGCCGGCGAGGGCGGCGGCAAGCGCGGCCTCGACCGCCGCGCCGTCGTCTTCGCCGGCCAGCAGCAGCCACTCGTCGGGGCCGAGCCAGAGTGCGGCGCGCGTGCCCGCTGCCGCCGAGGCGAGCGGGGCCGTCAGGCAGCGCGACGCCGAAGGCGGCCGAGGCCGCGGCGCGCGCGGCCCGTGGGCCGCGGAAGGAAAAGCGCGTCAGCGCGTCGGCGCGCAGCACGGACACCGCCGACAGGCTGACCACCGGCGCCTCGCCGGCATCGGGCAGATGAATGTCGGCCATCGCGGCGTCAGCCATGGAGTTGTTCTCCCTGCGGGTCGTGGAACACCGGCTCGACCACCCTCACGCGGAGCGCGCCGGCCGGCATCGGCACGTGCAGCGTCTCGCCGGTGCGCGCGCGGCCGTCCTCGACCAGCGCCAGCGCGATCGAGCGGCCGGCGGCCGGGCTCCAGTAGGCGGAGGTGACGTGGCCGCGCGCCGGCGTGCCCCTGGCCGGCTCCGCCTCGAGGGTCACCTGCGCGCCTTCCTCCAGCACCCGGGCCGGGTCTTCGGTCAGCAGCCCGACCAGCTGCTTGCGGCCGGCGGCGGCGAGGTCGGGGCGGGCGAGCGAGCGCTTGCCGACGAAGTCGGGCTTGGCCTTGCCGATCGCCCACTCGAGGCCGAGGTCGGCCGGCGTCACCGTGCCGTCGGTCTCCTGGCCGACGATGATGTAGCCCTTCTCGGCGCGCAGCACGTGCATCGCCTCGGTGCCGTAGGCGCAGCCGCCGCGCCGTTCCGCCGCGTGGCACAGCGCGTCCCAAACCGCCGCGCCGTGGCGCGCGGGCACGTTGACCTCGAAGCCGAGCTCGCCGGTGAAGGAGACGCGGAACAGCCGGCAGGGCAGGCCGGAAAAGCGCCCGGCCGCCACGCTCATGTGCGGCAGGGCGTCGGGGGCAAGGTCGATGCCGGCGACGAAGGGGGCGATCGTCTCGCGCGCCAGCGGCCCCTGCACGGCGATCACCGCCCACTGCTCGGTGGTCGAGGTGATCCAGACGTCGAGGTCGGGCCATTCGGTCTGCCGGTAGTCCTCCATCGCGGCGAACACGCGCGCGGCGCCGCCGGTCGTCGTCGTGACGTGGAAGCGGTCGTCGGCGAGGCGGCCGACGACGCCGTCGTCGATGACGAAGCCGGCCTCGTTCAGCATCAGCGCGTAGCGGCAGCGACCGGGCTTCAGGCCCTTGAACGGGTTGGTGTACATCCGCTCCAGGAAGGTCGCGGCGTCCGGACCGACGACCTCGATCTTGCCCAGCGTCGAGGCGTCGAACACGCCGACGGCTCGGCGCACGGTGGCGCATTCGCGCGCCACCGCAGCGGGCATGTCCTCGCCTTCTTGCGGGAAGTAGCGCGCCCGCTTCCACTGGCCGACGTCCTCGAACACCGCGCCCGCGGCCTCGGCGCGCGCGTGCGACGGCGTCCGGCGCTCGGGGTCGAACAGGATGCCGCGCGAGGCGCCGGCGAAGGTGCCGAAGGTCGTCGGCGTGTAGGGCAGACGGAAGGTGGTCAGGCCGACCTCGGGGATCGGCCGGCCGAGCGCCTCGGCGGCGATCGCCAGCGCGTTGAGGTTGGACAGCCGGCCCTGGTCGGTCGCCATGCCGGTGGTGGTGTAGCGCTTGATGTGCTCGATCGAGTGCAGCCCCTCGCGCACCGCCAGCCGCACGTCCTTGGCGGTGACGTCGTTCTGGAAGTCGACGAAGGCCTTGACGCGGCCGGCGTCGCGGTCGTGGGGCAGGGCGCCCAGGGTGCCGCCGGTGCCGGCATGGGCGCCGGCGGCGCGGATCGGCTTCGTCCGCGGCGCCGCGCCGGTCGCCGCCTCGGCCGCCTGCTCGCCGGCGGCATAGCCGTCGTCGAGCGTCGCGGCCAGACCGAAGACGCCGCGGCAGGCGCCGGCCGAGCGCGCCCGCTGCGCCGACGCTCCGGGCAGGAAGGCGCCGGCGGCATCGTCCCACGCGACCTTGCCGCGCGACTGCGAATGCAGGCTCACCGTCGGCGTCCAGCCGCCCGACATCAGCAGCGCATCGCAGGCGAGTTCGCCGGCGGCGGCAACCGTGCCGTCGGCGCGCAGCCGGCCGAGCAGGGCGCCCGACACGCGCAGCCGTCCCCGGGTGCCGGTGACCACGCAGGCGGTCTCGACGCGCAGGCCGCGCTCGCGCGCCGCCGCGACCAGCGCCTCCGGGGGCGCGGCGCGGAGGTCGGCGATGGCGGCGACCGACACGCCGGCGTCGGCGAGGTCGAAAGCCGCCGTCCAGGCGCTGTCGCAGGCGGTGGCGACCAGGACGCTCCGGCCGGGCCTGACGCCATAGCGGTTGAGATAGGTTCGCCCGGCCTCGGCGAGCAGGATGCCGGGCCGGTCGTTGTCGGGAAACACCAGCGGCCGCTCCAGCGCGCCGGCCGCGATCACCACCTCCCTGGCGCGCACCTGCCACAGCCGCTCGCGCGGCAGCGCCGGATCGGGATCGGCCAGGTGGTCGGTGACGCGTTCGGCCAGGGCGACGAAGTTCTGGGCGAAATAGCCGAAGGCAGTGGTGCG from Polymorphum gilvum SL003B-26A1 carries:
- a CDS encoding inorganic phosphate transporter, giving the protein MEEATVSLGRRLAAPGLAFLFIVVCILVAASYVTGSPGGLVIVAAAGIGAYMALNIGANDVANNVGPAVGARAMTMASALVIAAVFESAGALIAGGDVVGTISRGIIDPGAVADPAVFTAAMMAALVSSALWINLATWLRAPVSTTHSIVGGVMGAGIAAAGVGAVNWPTMGGIALSWVVSPLLGGVIAAAVLAFIKTFIVYQPDKIAAARLWVPVLIAVMAGAFTAYLAMKGLARLVRIDLATALGLGLGAGALAWAAVRPLILRQSDGLENRNQSLRKLFSLPLVFSAALLSFAHGANDVANAVGPLAAIVHTAELGSVAARVSIPLWVMAVGALGISIGLVLFGPRLVRMVGEQITRLNPMRAYCVALSAAVTVILASALGLPVSSTHIAVGAVFGVGFFREWYTEKSVRRLAHVNSRQPGRKGRMRPVRNREEQKRRKLVRRVHFTTIVAAWVITVPAAALLSGGLYFVLRLLLG
- a CDS encoding NUDIX hydrolase gives rise to the protein MKQTLSVADTVMSLSHPLNRAWRSVERLFRRPARLQIAALCYRFRNGVLEVLLVSSKSSGRWILPKGWPILHRKAHRTAGIEAFEEAGVVGKVSKKPYARFRSTKGFNHDFRVRTDVLVFLLRAEAQKDDFPEAGQRTALWLPIDEAIGRCSEEGLAAVLRLLKHDMAARQTA
- a CDS encoding sarcosine oxidase subunit gamma, which translates into the protein MTAPLASAAAGTRAALWLGPDEWLLLAGEDDGAAVEAALAAALAGLPHALVDVSHRQDGLIVTGARAAWLLNAGVPIDLDPAAFPPGTATRTLFHKAEIVLWRTDEDVFVLEAWRTFLPYVEGLLADAALELSAR
- a CDS encoding sarcosine oxidase subunit alpha family protein, encoding MSAISGTTQPFRTRSGGRIDRGRPLRFRFDGTAYQGHAGDTLASALLANGVHLVGRSFKYHRPRGILSAGSEEPNALVGVCRRGDQTPNLRATQVELYEGLAAISQNRFPSLGFDVGAVNDWLSPLFPAGFYYKTFMWPRRFWDRVYEPMIRAAAGLGKAPKTPDADRYANLYAHCDVLVIGAGPAGLAAALAASDSGARVILCDEQAEFGGSLLAETAGTIEGKAPADWVRDTVATLAARGGVTLLARTTAFGYFAQNFVALAERVTDHLADPDPALPRERLWQVRAREVVIAAGALERPLVFPDNDRPGILLAEAGRTYLNRYGVRPGRSVLVATACDSAWTAAFDLADAGVSVAAIADLRAAPPEALVAAARERGLRVETACVVTGTRGRLRVSGALLGRLRADGTVAAAGELACDALLMSGGWTPTVSLHSQSRGKVAWDDAAGAFLPGASAQRARSAGACRGVFGLAATLDDGYAAGEQAAEAATGAAPRTKPIRAAGAHAGTGGTLGALPHDRDAGRVKAFVDFQNDVTAKDVRLAVREGLHSIEHIKRYTTTGMATDQGRLSNLNALAIAAEALGRPIPEVGLTTFRLPYTPTTFGTFAGASRGILFDPERRTPSHARAEAAGAVFEDVGQWKRARYFPQEGEDMPAAVARECATVRRAVGVFDASTLGKIEVVGPDAATFLERMYTNPFKGLKPGRCRYALMLNEAGFVIDDGVVGRLADDRFHVTTTTGGAARVFAAMEDYRQTEWPDLDVWITSTTEQWAVIAVQGPLARETIAPFVAGIDLAPDALPHMSVAAGRFSGLPCRLFRVSFTGELGFEVNVPARHGAAVWDALCHAAERRGGCAYGTEAMHVLRAEKGYIIVGQETDGTVTPADLGLEWAIGKAKPDFVGKRSLARPDLAAAGRKQLVGLLTEDPARVLEEGAQVTLEAEPARGTPARGHVTSAYWSPAAGRSIALALVEDGRARTGETLHVPMPAGALRVRVVEPVFHDPQGEQLHG